A single region of the Anticarsia gemmatalis isolate Benzon Research Colony breed Stoneville strain chromosome 11, ilAntGemm2 primary, whole genome shotgun sequence genome encodes:
- the LOC142976365 gene encoding uncharacterized protein LOC142976365 — MYANKYIILAKVLSFLTVSVSSNSATIDRPGCPSKYKCGHHEHYEFETPYCRITCDNRVELSPESLCVPYTGCVCDNGYVRLYENGTGPCISEDECPPEPIWCVPNEVQTGCETICPPQTCDSLYIKYICEGPKLCRPGCDCAKGYLRNPLGMCIPKMFCPTQFYGNPHSPSYSALSPHNHDAEYFAPLNTYRETFSSRNQSAARSASSSRRKSHSSSSMQNSSKTFSHSKTLSTSGVIKSVCNKPNEIWHACPPVCLIEYCGDVDCPPVICTKKQTICQPRCICKENHYRNASGICIYVDDCPYYEY; from the exons ATGtacgcaaataaatatataattttagcaAAAGTGTTATCTTTTTTAACAGTCAGTGTTTCCTCAAATTCTGCTACAATAGACCGCCCAGGATGCCCTTCAA aatACAAATGCGGTCATCATGAACACTATGAGTTTGAAACTCCATATTGTCGAATAACATGTGACAATCGTGTAGAACTTAGTCCAGAAAGTTTGTGCGTTCCTTACACTGGATGCGTTTGTGACAACGGATACGTGAGATTATATGAGAATGGAACAGGACCTTGCATCTCAGAAGATGAATGTC ctcCAGAACCTATATGGTGTGTTCCAAACGAAGTACAAACTGGCTGTGAAACTATCTGCCCTCCACAGACTTGCGACAGCTTGTACATCAAATACATTTGCGAAGGACCGAAGCTCTGTCGTCCAGGATGCGATTGTGCGAAAGGATATTTAAGAAATCCTTTAGGAATGTGCATACCGAAAATGTTTTGTCCTACAC agtTCTACGGTAATCCACACTCACCGTCCTATAGTGCACTATCTCCTCATAATCACGACGCAGAATATTTTGCACCACTGAATACCTACAGAGAAACATTTTCATCTAGAAATCAATCAGCGGCCCGTAGTGCATCCAGTTCTAGAAGAAAATCACATTCGTCATCTTCTATGCAAAATTCTAGTAAAACTTTCAGCCATTCTAAAACTTTGAGCACAAGTGGTG tcaTTAAATCCGTTTGCAATAAGCCcaatgaaatttggcatgcgtGTCCTCCAGTATGCCTGATAGAATACTGCGGTGACGTAGATTGCCCACCAgttatatgtacaaaaaaacaaacaatatgtcAACCGCGATGCATTTGTAAAGAAAATCACTATAGAAACGCCAGtggtatttgtatttatgtggATGATTGTC